A window of the Radiobacillus deserti genome harbors these coding sequences:
- the mreB gene encoding rod shape-determining protein produces MFSRDIGIDLGTANVLIHVKGKGIVLNEPSVVAMDRTTGKVLEVGDAARKMVGRTPGNIEAIRPLKDGVIADFDVTEAMLKYFINKINVRGFLSKPRMLICCPTNITKVEQKAIKEAAEKSGGKKVYLEEEPKVAAIGAGMDIFQPSGNMVVDIGGGTTDVAVLSMGDIVTAQSIKMAGDKFDAEILNYVKRKYKLLIGERTAEDIKINVATVFPGARDEAIDIRGRDMVTGLPRTITVRSDEIEEALRESVALIVQAAKTVLEQTPPELSADIIDRGVILTGGGALLNGLDQLLAEELKVPVLLAEEPMNCVAKGTGIMLDNIDKIERRSIV; encoded by the coding sequence ATGTTTTCTCGAGATATCGGAATAGATCTAGGAACAGCAAACGTTCTTATACATGTTAAAGGTAAAGGAATCGTGCTAAACGAACCATCCGTCGTGGCGATGGATCGCACAACAGGAAAGGTGTTGGAGGTTGGCGATGCAGCCCGTAAAATGGTTGGACGTACTCCTGGAAATATCGAAGCAATTCGTCCGTTAAAAGATGGCGTTATTGCTGATTTTGACGTAACTGAGGCTATGCTTAAATATTTCATCAACAAAATTAATGTGCGTGGATTTTTATCAAAGCCTCGTATGCTAATTTGTTGTCCTACCAATATAACAAAAGTGGAACAAAAAGCAATTAAAGAAGCTGCTGAAAAATCTGGTGGCAAAAAAGTGTACTTAGAAGAAGAGCCAAAGGTTGCAGCAATTGGTGCAGGAATGGACATCTTCCAACCGAGTGGTAATATGGTCGTGGATATCGGTGGTGGAACTACGGATGTTGCGGTTTTATCCATGGGTGACATCGTAACAGCGCAATCTATAAAAATGGCTGGAGATAAATTTGACGCTGAAATTTTAAACTACGTAAAACGTAAATATAAATTATTGATTGGGGAACGCACAGCAGAAGATATTAAGATTAATGTTGCGACTGTTTTCCCTGGTGCAAGAGATGAAGCAATCGACATTCGTGGTCGTGATATGGTGACAGGCCTTCCACGTACGATTACGGTTCGCTCTGATGAAATTGAAGAAGCATTACGTGAATCGGTTGCGCTTATCGTTCAAGCAGCAAAAACCGTATTAGAACAAACCCCGCCAGAACTTTCTGCGGACATCATTGACCGTGGTGTTATTTTAACTGGTGGTGGAGCGTTACTAAACGGATTAGATCAATTGCTAGCAGAGGAATTGAAGGTTCCTGTTTTACTAGCAGAAGAGCCAATGAATTGTGTAGCAAAAGGCACAGGCATCATGCTTGATAACATCGATAAAATTGAACGTCGCAGTATCGTTTAA